Proteins encoded in a region of the Pyxidicoccus trucidator genome:
- the bamE gene encoding outer membrane protein assembly factor BamE domain-containing protein, producing the protein MRTREHCLLAVLLMALGGSSCSECHFLGYPEATTFAAGYSEEAFAKVEAGMSREEVTKLLGQPLGIVTWDNGRETWEYSKATHGGGYQQRNIVFSEQGEVRSKAASLADD; encoded by the coding sequence ATGCGCACCCGAGAGCACTGCTTGCTGGCGGTCCTGCTGATGGCCCTGGGGGGCAGCAGTTGCTCGGAGTGTCACTTCCTCGGGTACCCGGAGGCGACGACCTTCGCCGCCGGGTACTCCGAAGAGGCCTTCGCGAAGGTGGAGGCGGGCATGAGCCGGGAGGAAGTCACGAAGCTCTTGGGGCAGCCCCTCGGCATCGTCACCTGGGACAATGGCCGGGAGACCTGGGAGTACTCCAAGGCCACCCACGGAGGCGGGTACCAGCAGCGGAACATCGTCTTCTCGGAGCAGGGCGAGGTCCGGTCGAAGGCGGCCAGCCTCGCGGACGACTGA
- a CDS encoding citrate/2-methylcitrate synthase, with protein MSRRKGGRSQSRFDHQREEELVPAAEAAALLGVKRATLYTYVSRGLVRCVPEPGTKENRYVRADLERLKARHDARAGHAAVASVALRWGEPVIDSGVSRVGGEDLVYRGHSAVALAVAGRGYEDVAELLWTGTLPAQPTRWPAPEPSFPPSELARLLPRGTPPVAALSALVPLLGARDPVRFAAPPEGEKARARRLLRHLAAWVCVASAPGRVARALKEETVAESLATAWNVREKRAPGLLNRALVLCADHELNVSTFTARVTASSGADLYACLSAALAALSGPKHGGACDRVEALLTEVGRPERAAEVVYERLRRGESVPGFGHRLYPDGDPRTPPLLEAVQSVRPEATGVRVARAVLEVMRDAGHPPPSVDLALVMLAYALGLPPGSAATLFAMGRAAGWVAHILEQREQGHLLRPRARYVEPTPPSSVERGAG; from the coding sequence ATGAGTAGGCGCAAGGGCGGTCGCTCTCAATCTCGATTCGACCATCAACGTGAAGAGGAGCTGGTGCCCGCGGCGGAGGCGGCGGCGCTGCTGGGGGTGAAGCGGGCGACGCTCTACACGTACGTCAGCCGGGGGCTCGTGCGGTGCGTGCCCGAGCCGGGGACGAAGGAGAACCGCTACGTGCGCGCGGACCTGGAGCGCCTGAAGGCAAGGCACGACGCCCGGGCGGGTCACGCGGCGGTGGCCTCGGTGGCGCTGCGGTGGGGCGAGCCGGTCATCGACTCCGGGGTGTCACGGGTGGGCGGCGAGGACCTGGTGTACCGGGGGCACTCGGCGGTGGCGCTGGCTGTGGCGGGACGCGGCTACGAGGACGTGGCGGAATTGCTGTGGACGGGGACGCTGCCAGCCCAGCCCACCCGGTGGCCGGCGCCGGAACCGTCCTTCCCACCCTCGGAGCTGGCGAGGCTGCTCCCCCGGGGCACCCCGCCGGTAGCGGCGCTGTCCGCGCTGGTGCCCTTGCTGGGAGCCAGGGACCCGGTGCGCTTCGCGGCGCCGCCCGAGGGAGAGAAGGCACGGGCGCGGCGCCTGCTGCGCCACCTGGCGGCGTGGGTGTGCGTGGCCTCGGCGCCGGGCCGGGTGGCCAGGGCCCTGAAGGAGGAGACGGTGGCGGAGTCGCTCGCCACCGCGTGGAACGTGCGCGAGAAGCGCGCGCCGGGATTGCTCAACCGCGCGCTGGTGCTGTGCGCGGACCATGAGCTGAACGTGTCCACCTTCACCGCGCGGGTGACGGCGTCCTCGGGAGCGGACCTCTACGCGTGCCTGAGCGCGGCGCTGGCGGCGCTGTCCGGGCCGAAGCACGGCGGAGCATGCGACCGGGTGGAGGCGCTGCTGACGGAGGTGGGGCGCCCGGAGCGCGCGGCGGAGGTGGTGTACGAGCGCCTGCGGCGCGGAGAGTCCGTGCCCGGCTTCGGCCACCGGCTGTACCCGGATGGAGACCCGCGGACGCCACCGCTGCTGGAGGCCGTGCAGTCGGTGCGGCCCGAGGCGACCGGGGTCAGGGTGGCGCGGGCGGTGCTGGAGGTGATGCGGGACGCGGGGCACCCACCACCGTCGGTGGACCTCGCGCTCGTCATGCTGGCGTACGCACTGGGCCTGCCACCCGGCAGCGCGGCCACGCTCTTCGCGATGGGCCGCGCCGCCGGCTGGGTGGCGCACATCCTGGAACAGCGCGAACAGGGCCACCTGCTGCGCCCCCGGGCACGCTACGTGGAGCCCACCCCACCCTCCTCGGTGGAAAGGGGAGCGGGCTGA